One window of the Eriocheir sinensis breed Jianghai 21 chromosome 59, ASM2467909v1, whole genome shotgun sequence genome contains the following:
- the LOC126985166 gene encoding forkhead box protein B1-like: MPRPTRESYGEQKPPYSYISLTAMAIWGSAEKMCTLAEIYKFIMDNFPYYRKNTQRWQNSLRHNLSFNDCFIKIPRRPDRPGKGAYWTLHPSAMNMFENGSFLRRRKRFKIAKPEKVALEAGLAQINNPLRRLEATRCAGETLLPAAVPPPPPPRQPFTVEHLATSDAKLPPPPPPLPGAALPLGFLPPTALPPRPFHYFHPHAEALPPRLGPPPPALLAAAPYPHLAPFTPSLHHLYAAAAMAAALPRPSAPLPHMALASLSVLSPMAAHYSRLPPTTTTASAMASAMASASASASEKGPAASDYSVSRLLAAPCAPGDDPDDEDDSDDDIEVADEAGFGGAGGGGEGAQDKRGQEAPPLPPGDLFLRTSPPVRSI; this comes from the coding sequence ATGCCGCGGCCGACGCGGGAGAGCTACGGCGAGCAGAAGCCGCCCTACTCGTACATCTCGCTCACCGCCATGGCCATCTGGGGCAGCGCCGAGAAGATGTGCACGCTGGCGGAGATCTACAAGTTCATCATGGACAACTTCCCCTACTACCGCAAGAACACGCAGCGCTGGCAGAACTCCCTGCGGCACAACCTCTCCTTCAACGACTGCTTCATCAAGATCCCGCGGCGCCCAGACAGGCCGGGCAAGGGCGCCTACTGGACGCTGCACCCGTCCGCCATGAACATGTTCGAGAACGGCAGCTTCCTCAGGCGCAGGAAGCGGTTCAAGATAGCCAAGCCGGAGAAGGTAGCGCTGGAGGCCGGCCTGGCGCAGATCAACAACCCGCTGCGCCGGCTGGAGGCGACGCGGTGCGCCGGCGAGACGCTGCTGCCCGCCGccgtgccgccgccgcccccgccccgccagccCTTCACCGTGGAGCACCTCGCCACCTCCGACGCTAAgctgccgccgcccccgccgcccctgcccggCGCCGCCCTGCCCCTGGGATTCCTGCCGCCCACAGCCCTGCCGCCGCGGCCATTCCACTACTTCCACCCACACGCAGAGGCGCTGCCGCCCCGCCTGGGCCCCCCACCGCCCGCCCTGCTGGCCGCCGCGCCCTACCCGCACCTGGCGCCCTTCacgccctccctccaccacctgtaCGCGGCGGCGGCCATGGCGGCGGCCCTGCCCCGACCCTCCGCGCCCCTGCCACACATGGCCCTGGCCTCCCTGTCCGTCCTCAGCCCCATGGCCGCCCACTACTCGCGGCTCCCGCCTACTACGACGACAGCATCGGCGATGGCATCGGCGATGGCATCGGCGTCGGCGTCGGCGTCGGAAAAGGGGCCTGCAGCCTCAGATTACTCAGTGTCGCGGCTCCTGGCGGCGCCCTGCGCCCCCGGGGACGACCCCGACGACGAAGATGACAGCGACGACGACATCGAAGTGGCGGACGAGGCGGGGTTTGGGggcgcggggggtgggggggagggcgcGCAGGACAAGCGGGGTCAGGAGGCGCCCCCGCTGCCCCCCGGTGACCTGTTTCTCCGCACCTCCCCGCCCGTCCGTTCCATCTGA